In Bacteroides cellulosilyticus, the genomic stretch TAAGGAGAAAATGATTCGTCCCTTCGGAGTATCTCCCGAAGTCCTGGCTGATGCCGATGCCTGGGCTAAACAATGCTACGGTGGGCAATATGTAGGCGATTATCTGGCTGCACATGGATATGTAGTTATTTCTATTGATGCTATATTCTGGGGAGAACGCGGACGGAAAGAAGGCGTCGATGGTGACAAACACATGGCTGTGGCAGGTAACTTCATGATGCTGGGACGCAGTTGGAGTGCTTTCATGAACTACGAAGACATGTACACCACCGACTTTCTGGCTACATTGCCCGAAGTCGACTCCAAACGTATCGGTTGCATGGGCTTTTCGATGGGAGCTTACCGTGCCTGGATGCTTTCGGCACTCTCTGATAAGGTGAAAGCCGGAGCTGCCGTCTGCTGGATGGTGACTACGGACTGCCAGCTCTCATGGGAGTATGGAAAAGAAAGGGGAGGTTTTGCCAATATGCTGCCGGGTATCCGCCGTTATCTGGATTATCCGCATATCGCATCCATTGCCTGTCCCAAACCGATGTTTTTCCTGAACGGGGAACATGACAAGCTCTTTCCTCCGGTAGGAGTGAATGCCGCCTTTGCAGAAATGCGAAAAGTATGGGAAAGCCGTTCCGCAGGCGACAAATTGGTTACGGAACTGTGGGATATGCCTCATGATTGCGGAATAAAGGTACAAGATGCCATTCTCTCCTTTTTGGAAAAGAACCTAGCCCACTGATGACCTTATTCATATACCTTTGGTGGTAAAAAACATTTAAGTATATCTACGCTTAAACATTACCTCTTTACAGATAAAAATTCCCCGGTTAAATAGGTGTTAACTCCCCAGCTGGGGAGTAACGCACTCCCCAACTGGGGAGCATCGCACTCTCTAACTGGGGAACATCGCACTCCCCAGCTGGGGAGTTAACACCCCCCTAAAATGGGAGGTGCTACCCCCTCTACAATGCACTGTAGCGGGGGTCGGCTAAATTTATCCTATTCGGTTATCAAAATCAGAAGATAGAGATAAAGAAGGGAAATAGAGAAAAAGAGGCAGGCAGAATTATTAACAATCAGCCTGCCGGTAATGAAATCTTCAGAAGATGGAATAACCTCGACTTAATGGAGGAAAGCCGGAAGAAAACCTTAATTGTTTTGCTTTCGGCTTTCCTTGTATTCAGTCGGTGTCATTCCATATTGCTGCTTGAAGCACTTGCTGAAGTAATGCGAGTCATTCAGTCCCACCATGTAGGCAATCTGTGCCATGTTATACTCCTCTGTCTCTATGAGTTGAGCTGCCCGCTTCATGCGTATTTCTCTCAGGAACTCAACGGGAGATAAACCGGTCAGTGTCTTCAGTTTCTTGAAGAATACGGAGCGGCTCATGTTTACTTCGCCGGCAATGTCTTCCACCGTAAGGTCACCGTTATCCAGATGCTTCTCTATGGTTTCCATCACTTTATCCATAAATTTCT encodes the following:
- a CDS encoding dienelactone hydrolase family protein; translation: MVRRCILCMMLGLATSVAALSQHLSGYELEREMPVFLDQLKAELTYPIAWGNSPVKNFKKWRKQARNAVLDAMLAPPPRTTDYQTEIVAEEQRNGYKARKLHFNLTGYSRVNAYMLVPDGEGPFPAVVLLHDHGGHYTIGKEKMIRPFGVSPEVLADADAWAKQCYGGQYVGDYLAAHGYVVISIDAIFWGERGRKEGVDGDKHMAVAGNFMMLGRSWSAFMNYEDMYTTDFLATLPEVDSKRIGCMGFSMGAYRAWMLSALSDKVKAGAAVCWMVTTDCQLSWEYGKERGGFANMLPGIRRYLDYPHIASIACPKPMFFLNGEHDKLFPPVGVNAAFAEMRKVWESRSAGDKLVTELWDMPHDCGIKVQDAILSFLEKNLAH